The genome window GGGCATTTTTTTTAATGGTACCCAGCCATTTTTTTGCTTCGTCCACAGCCCGGCCTTCATCCACCAGCCGGTTTACCAGACCGAACTCATATGCCCTTTGCGCATCAACAGGAGTGCCATCCAGAATCATTTCCAGTGCCCTTCCCTTTCCGATAAGCCGCGGAAGGCGCTGAGTTCCTCCATAGCCGGGAATGAGCCCGAGTCCAAGCTCCGGAAGGCCAAATTTTGCCGTCCCGGATGCGACCCTGAGATGACACGCCAGTGCAAGCTCACATCCGCCACCGAGTGCGTATCCCTCAACTGCGGCGATGACAGGTTTACCGGTCGACTCAATAATAGAAAAAACCACCTGTCCTTTTCGCGAGGCCCGCTCACCGCTTTTGACCTTCAGGTTTTTCAGTTCGTTGATATCCGCACCTGCAACAAATGCTTTGCTGCCAGCTCCGGAAATGACAACACCCCTGATATCGTCATCCTCCTGAATATGTTCAAACAATTCCCTGAATTCATCAAGGACCTTGTTGTCAAGTGCATTAAGCTTTTCAGGCCGGTTGACCGTAACGGTCGCGATCTGATCCGACGTTTCCACCAGCAACATTTCCGGCTGCAGATTCATTTTCAGCTCCAGATTCTTCGTTTAATTCATATTGATTCAGGATAGTATACGTCGGTGGGAGCTCATCTTCAATATCCTGAATAATAGCCGAAGTCTCTTCCAGCTCATCAATCAACCTGTCCAGATGCCCGCCAACTTCTTCCGGATGCGACATGGTGATTGATTTTTCATAGACATACCTCACAGCATCTTCCATCGTCTCCAGCTGTGACCGGCACACTTCAATTTTTTCTTTGCCGGCTTTGTACCGGTCCAGGCGTTTGTTAAGGATGTGCAAACGCTGTTTTTTTATCTCCAGAACTTTTCCCGACCGGATCGTTTCCATTGCTTTTTTTAACGTTCTGATCTCCAGGGTGATAGATTCTGCAGATGCATCCGCCAGATACTCCTCATATCGATCCAGTATCAATAAATGGCGAAGGTATTTTGACTGAAGTTCGTCGAGTCTGCCGGCAAGCTGCTGCGTGAGAGGGCGTGAGGAGGCCGGCATCAGCCGGAAATTCTCCCTGACCGTCGTGGTCAGCCTTCGAAGTGCAAGGAATTGTTTCTGCCTTTCCATGCAAAGTCTCTCAAAACAGGCTGCTTCACTGCTGTCCCGGTCATTCCGGCCCTCCTGGCTGCGAATGATATGACGCTGAAACCAGCCCTTGTTCGGAATCGTGCCCAGATAAAGCAGCTCCAGACCAATACCGGCGGTCAGTAAAACTACGGGAAGTCCCTGCACCCCGGAAAAAAAAAGTGCAAAGATTCCGACGGACAGTAAAAACCCAAGGTTTACCGGATGGAAGAACGCTTCGCGCACAAAGGATATGGAGCTGTGGGTATGCATCTTGATATGATTTGATTAGGTTGAAGGATGCAACTGTTTCCGGTGTTACCGGGACCGGCTGTTTCCGGAATGAACCGTCTGCCGGGATTTGAGATCATTTGCATCAGGATGAATCATCATGCTGTCTTTGCTGTCATTCTCCCGGAGTGACCTGTCTCCTTTCATTTTGCTTTTAAACTGATTCACAATCTCACCGGCCTTCATTTTTTCGGCATCAAACTCCAGCTCAAGAGACTTGCTGTCCACGCTGTCCAGAGCAAGCTCCATCCGGGCTTCATTTCTGGCAGTTTCTTCCTTGATCTTTGAAATCATTTCGTCATGGGTGGCATCCATTCCGCCAATCTCAAATTGCTCAAGGGTATCTGCAACACGGGCCTGCCATTGAGATCGTTCACTTTCGCGCATGGCATCCCTGGCCTCACGAATCTTGCGGTCTTTTTCTTTCATGAAGGTCTTTTTGACCTGCAACGCCTTGTCATAAGCCATCCGGGCGCTTTTAAGCTGCTCTCTGGACGTCGCAAGAGCTTCACGGGAGCGCTGAAGCTGAAGGGCGTAATTCTCTGCAATGTCATCCCGGTTCACCTTGATAGCGGACTGTATCCGGAGTGACAGATCGTGGTTGGCCTCTTCATAGCGCTTCACTTCCTTTTGAAGAAGCATGACATTGGCCTTGACCGTGGCAATGTTTTCATTCATCTGCGGGACCTGGTCGTTCAGCTCCCGGATATTCTGTTCCAGAATCCTTTTGGGATCCTCAAGGGCTCCTACCGCCCCGCCAAAAATGGATTTAATGGCTCGCACAAATCTTCTCCACATAACTTCTCCGGTTTGGTTCTCACATTGCCGGACAAGCCCGGGAGATCAGCTCCAGGGAGTGGTGCCTTCCTTTGTAACAGTATCTGTTATCAATGCAGGCACCTCAACACGGGAAGAACCTATACTTACAGCATCCTGCAGCATCTTCCGGACCATGTCCGTTTGTTCTTCCTTATTCGTGAAGCATCTGGCAATTGTTTCACCACGGCGTACATCTTCACCTATCTTTTTTTCCAGAATGATTCCCGACTGCGGATCAACAACATCTTCTTTTGATTTCCGGCCGGCTCCAAGCTCAACACCTGCCATGCCGATAGCATAGGCATCCATTGCCGTAATGAATCCGTCGGAAGCGGCATTTACGTCAAATTGACGGCGGGCTTGGGGATAATCGTCCGGCCGGTCAAGATATTCGGTCGAGCCATCCTGCTCTGTCACGATATCACGGAACTTTTGCATAGCCGTGCCATTCCGGACCGACTCCCTGCTTTTCTCTATTCCCTCTTCAACGGAACCCGCATTACCGCCGAGATATATCATGGTGCCGGCAAGCTGATGGGTAACCTGCAGCAAATCCTCCGGTCCTCCGCCATTGAGACATTCAATACTTTCATGGACTTCAAACCAGTTTCCCACCTTTTGTCCCAGGGGTTGTTCCATGCTGGTAAGGTACGCTATGGTACGTTTTCCGAACTCCTCTCCTATCGAAACCAGTTTCCTTGCCAGTTCAAGTGCCTGGTCCCTTGTCTTCATAAATGCGCCGGATCCGAATTTGACATCCAGAACGAGGGCATCTATCCCTTCGGCCAGTTTTTTGCTCATAATGCTTCCCGCGATCAGGGGGATGGACTCAACAGTAGCCGTAACATCTCTCAGGGCATACATGCGTTTATCGGCGGGGGCAATTTCTTCGGTTTGTCCGATCAGGACCAGTCCGTGCTTCTTCAGCACCTCAACATACCGGTCCAGATCAAGATTGACATTAAATCCGGGAATGGATTCCAGTTTGTCAAGCGTGCCGCCGGAATGTCCCAGTCCGCGTCCGGATATCATCGGAACCGGAACGCCGCAAGCCGCAACTATGGGAGCAAGAATCAGGGATGTTTTGTCCCCGACACCTCCGGTCGAGTGTTTGTCCACCTTGACACCCGGCACACTGCTTAAATCCATTACGGTACCGGAATGCAGCATTTCCCTGGTCAGCGCTGCAGCCTCCTCATCATTCAGGCCGTTGAGAAAACACGCCATCAGAAAGGCACTCATTTGATAGTCGGGCATGACATCCCGGCTGTATTGCTGGACAAGAAAACGAATTTCATCAGGCGCCAGCCCCTCTTTTTCACGCTTTTTCCTGATGAGTGAGACAATATTGTAGGATTTCATGGTTTTTCTGGTTTTACAGGAAGGAATATCTGAATATTATCGTTGACAAGGAGGAAACGGAAATATAACAAATGACAGACAAGGTCAAATAGCTTGCTTATGAAAAGCCATTC of Natronogracilivirga saccharolytica contains these proteins:
- a CDS encoding thymidine phosphorylase, whose amino-acid sequence is MKSYNIVSLIRKKREKEGLAPDEIRFLVQQYSRDVMPDYQMSAFLMACFLNGLNDEEAAALTREMLHSGTVMDLSSVPGVKVDKHSTGGVGDKTSLILAPIVAACGVPVPMISGRGLGHSGGTLDKLESIPGFNVNLDLDRYVEVLKKHGLVLIGQTEEIAPADKRMYALRDVTATVESIPLIAGSIMSKKLAEGIDALVLDVKFGSGAFMKTRDQALELARKLVSIGEEFGKRTIAYLTSMEQPLGQKVGNWFEVHESIECLNGGGPEDLLQVTHQLAGTMIYLGGNAGSVEEGIEKSRESVRNGTAMQKFRDIVTEQDGSTEYLDRPDDYPQARRQFDVNAASDGFITAMDAYAIGMAGVELGAGRKSKEDVVDPQSGIILEKKIGEDVRRGETIARCFTNKEEQTDMVRKMLQDAVSIGSSRVEVPALITDTVTKEGTTPWS
- a CDS encoding PspA/IM30 family protein, with amino-acid sequence MWRRFVRAIKSIFGGAVGALEDPKRILEQNIRELNDQVPQMNENIATVKANVMLLQKEVKRYEEANHDLSLRIQSAIKVNRDDIAENYALQLQRSREALATSREQLKSARMAYDKALQVKKTFMKEKDRKIREARDAMRESERSQWQARVADTLEQFEIGGMDATHDEMISKIKEETARNEARMELALDSVDSKSLELEFDAEKMKAGEIVNQFKSKMKGDRSLRENDSKDSMMIHPDANDLKSRQTVHSGNSRSR
- a CDS encoding enoyl-CoA hydratase/isomerase family protein, whose translation is MNLQPEMLLVETSDQIATVTVNRPEKLNALDNKVLDEFRELFEHIQEDDDIRGVVISGAGSKAFVAGADINELKNLKVKSGERASRKGQVVFSIIESTGKPVIAAVEGYALGGGCELALACHLRVASGTAKFGLPELGLGLIPGYGGTQRLPRLIGKGRALEMILDGTPVDAQRAYEFGLVNRLVDEGRAVDEAKKWLGTIKKNAPIALKKAIQSVHAAYPNRAQGFQDEARLFGYLCGTEDFREGTSAFLEKRKPVFRNE